Proteins encoded in a region of the Rutidosis leptorrhynchoides isolate AG116_Rl617_1_P2 chromosome 9, CSIRO_AGI_Rlap_v1, whole genome shotgun sequence genome:
- the LOC139868191 gene encoding uncharacterized protein, which yields MLFDVLHELIGYFPLAEFSYNNSYHASIGAAPFEALYGRKCRSPICWNEVGDSQLTGPEIIHETTKKIVQIKERLKTTRSRQKSYADVRRKSLEFQRIGPVAYRLKLLQELSSIHDTFHVSNLKKCLAEADETISLDEIQIDDQLHFIEEPVEIMDREVKKLKQSKIPIVRV from the exons ATATTTTCCATTAGCCGAgttttcgtacaacaacagttaccatgcaAGCATTGGTGCTGCACCGTTCGAGGctttgtatggtagaaagtgtaggtctcctatttgttggaatgaagttggAGATAGTCAacttacaggtccggaaattattcatgagactaccaaaAAGATTGTTCAGATCAAAGAACGACTTAAAACtaccaggagtaggcaaaagagttacgcggatgtTCGAAGAAAatcattagagtttcag AGGATTGGACCAGTGGCATACAGGTTGAAATTACTGCAAGAGCTTAGTAGTATTCACGACACTTTTCACGTGtctaacttaaagaagtgtttggctgaggccgaTGAAACAATTTCGTTGGACGAGATTCAGATCGATGAtcaacttcatttcattgaagagccagttgaaattatggaccgcgaGGTCAAGAAACTCaagcaaagcaaaataccgatcgtTCGTGTATGA